From the genome of Leguminivora glycinivorella isolate SPB_JAAS2020 chromosome Z, LegGlyc_1.1, whole genome shotgun sequence, one region includes:
- the LOC125241830 gene encoding uncharacterized protein LOC125241830 — MLLPDEVKKRKQKDRDEKEGKGKDRKGKGRDEGTSELGDKAKKTFAVTRRGYRRLTRRIRERYYRNKKMAEEQKGQYSCDFYLMSLRTKPCLWVYYMCPVCYPYCLQVLNVWRQVSDLLLFFVAIVVWSPCILCAECLKVIVCNIAVV; from the coding sequence taaaaaaaaggaAACAGAAAGATAGGGACGAAAAAGAAGGAAAAGGGAAAGATCGAAAAGGGAAAGGGAGGGATGAGGGCACATCGGAGCTTGGAGATAAGGCAAAGAAAACATTCGCTGTTACAAGACGTGGTTATAGGAGGCTTACCAGAAGAATTAGAGAGAGATACTATCGTAATAAGAAAATGGCTGAGGAGCAAAAAGGCCAATATTCATGCGATTTCTATTTGATGTCGCTGAGAACCAAACCATGTTTGTGGGTGTATTACATGTGTCCTGTATGCTACCCGTACTGTTTGCAAGTGTTGAATGTTTGGAGACAAGTGTCGGACCTTCTGCTGTTCTTCGTGGCTATCGTAGTGTGGAGCCCGTGCATCTTGTGCGCCGAGTGCCTGAAGGTAATAGTCTGTAACATAGCCGTGGTGTAA